The sequence below is a genomic window from bacterium 336/3.
ATATTGTCTGCCTTTATCCCTTTTCTAATGCTTACAACGATTTTAATGTGGTAGTTGTAGAAAAGAATAAAAAATTTGCCTTTCTGAAAAATACTAATTTGGAGATTTCTCCTTTTTATGATAAAATAGAAATCGTGAAAAACGTACAAAAAAGAAGCGATGATACATTTGTGTATGATTTGATTGCTTTTAAAGGCAAAGAAAAGTTTTTCGTCAATCCAGAAAATTACAAAACTGCCAAAAAATCTTTCATAGAGTCAGAGCCAGAAAAACAGAAAGATAAAGACCAAGAATTATTTGTAACACAATATGAAATTCCAGCACCTGAGAGAATACCAAAAGTAGAGAGCGAAGAAGAAAAAGTGAACAAAGTTTATCAGGAATTTGAAGTAGCTCAAAATGCAGAATATGAGGGAGGTGTCATTTTTTTTTGGAATGAATTTGCTAGGAATCTAATTTATCCCGAAAAAGCAAAAGCCAATAAAACTGAAGGATATGTTTATTTGCAATTTATGGTAAACAAAGAAGGGAATATTGAAGATATTAGAATTATAAAAGATATTGGCGATGGCTGTGGGGAGGCAGCGGTGCAAGCCCTGAAAAAAACAACCAAACCTTGGAAACCAGCACAAAATAAAGATGGAAAACCTGTAAAAGTTAAAAAAGTGATACCTGTAAATTTCAAACTATAAAAAATGAACAGTTTAGATTTATTTATACTCATTCCTATACTTTGGGGAGCTCATAAAGGCTATAAATCGGGGCTTCTGATGACAGGTTTGTCTCTGATTTCCTTTTTGGTAGCCATTATATTGGGTTTTAAATTTTGGGTGGTAACCCTGAAAATTATCAAGCCCATGCTGGGCGATATGTCCAATAGCATTGCTCCTTATGTGGCTTTTATAGCTACTTTTGCAGGTGTATTCTTTTTAGCTAATCGTTTTGCTAAATATCTTAAAAATACCATAGATGCAACAGTTTTAGGCAGTTTCGATAACCTCATGGGAGCGATTTTAGGAGGTTTTAAATTTGCTTTTTTTGTGAGCTTATTTCTCATGATTTTCCATAAAATAGGCAATCAAATCACACCCAACAACAACGAACTAACCAAAGGAAGTTTGTTTTATCCTGTAATTGAGCCACTTGCCCCTTATGCTGTTAAGAATGTTTCGAGTATTATTGCCTTTGGCGAAGATGTAATTCAAGAGGCTAAAGAAGTAATCAATGACCAGCCTACCAAAAAGACAAAATCTTGATACTTGTTATTGATAATTTTGATTCTTTTACCTACAATTTGCTCGATTATTTGGGCAGACTTCAAGTTTCTTGCGAAGTTTTTCGTAATAATGTTACTCTTGATGAAATAGCACAAAAACAGTACAAAGGCGTATTGCTTTCACCAGGTCCTTCTACACCCAAACAAGCAGGCAATCTGATGCAAATTTTAGATTATTATCATGATAAACTACCCATTTTAGGGGTTTGTTTGGGGCATCAAGCCATTGGAGAGTACTTTGGAGCAAATTTAGAAAAAGCTCAACGTCCTATGCATGGGAAAATCTCTGAAATAGAAATATTGGAAGAAAGTATTTTTAGTTATTTGCCTCAGCAATTTAAAGTAGTGAGGTATCATTCGCTTATTCTTAAAAACTTACCTCAAGACCTCAAAATAACAGCCCAAACCAAAGATAATTATACAGAAATTATGGCTATTGAACATACAAAACTTCCCATTTTTGGTGTTCAGTTTCATCCTGAAGCTATTTTGAGTGAGTATGGTTTAGAAATTTTAGAGAATTGGATAAAAAAAGTAAATATTTTTTAAAAAACTTGGGTTACCTTTTTAAGATTGTGGTATAAAATGCAAATTTAACCCAAAAACAAATATTTATTGCTTATGAAAAAGATTTTGATGTTACTTGCTCTTACAACTGTTGTTACTTTCTCTGCTTGTAAAAAAGAAGAAGAGAAAAAAGAAGAAGTTAAAACCGAGGCTAAAGAAGAAACTAAACCTGTAGTTGTTGAAGAAGAGAAAAAAGATACTACCAAGAAAGTAGAAAACACAAGCAATGATAAAAAGAAACCTGTTATTGAGGAAGAAAAGAAAAAATAATCAAATATTTCTTAAAACAAATATTCTATCAACTTAAAAATAAAAAATACCATGAAAAAATTATTGATGATGTTCGCTTTAGTAGGTGCTTTTGCTGTTGCATCTTGCTCTGCTGATAAAGAAACTCAAAAGAAACAAGAGGAAGCTCAAGAAAAAGTAAAAGAAGAAGCTGGTGATATGCCTAAATTTGATGATAATGGCAATCCTGTTGATGACAAAAAAGCTACTGAAGAGCCTAAAAAAGATACTACCAAAGTAGATACTGCTAAGAAAGCAGACACAAAAAAAGAAGAGCCTAAAAAATAATTTTTAATAAAAATTTGGAAGTCTCTTTTTTTATTTAGAAATTTGCACCTGATTTGAAAAAAGAAGTGCTAAAATCACAAATAAAAATCAAAAAGAAATAATAAAACTCACAGTATCAGATTTTTAATAAAAAAATCTAAAAAAAATAAAAAAACTTGGGTTACCTTTTTGAAAAAATTGTATAAAAGTCAAATAAAAATAATTATTAACCTAAAAAACCTAAAAAAAATGAAAAAGTTATTTTTGATGTTCGCTGTAGTTGGTATGTTTTCTTTAGTTGCTTGTGGCGGTGAGAAAAAAGAAGAAACTAGTACTGACACTACTAAACCTAAAGAAGAAGTAAAAGCTGAAGAAACTAAGCCTGAAGTGAAAGCTGAAGAAACTAAGCCTGCTGACACAACTAAGAAAGAAGAAGTAAAAACTGACGCTAAAGATGCTAAGAAAGTAGAAGAGCCTAAGAAAGAAGAAGTTAAGAAATAATTTTTCTTACAGTCATATAAAAAAACCTTGCAAATCGCAAGGTTTTTTTATTTTCAGGCAAATTACTATTTTTATATCAAAAACTTATCGTATGCGTATTATCTCTGCTTTTATTCTTATACTTTTTTCTCATAGTCTTTTTGCTCAAGGAAAAATTTTGTTGGTGGGTGGTGGCTCAGAAAAACAAGGAGGCTGGAGCGATACACCTTATCAGTGGGCAGTAAATCAATCTGTAAATAAAAAAGTAGCCATTGTGAGTTATCAGACCCAAGATGACTGGCTCAAAAATTATTTTACAAGCCTTGGAGCAACACAAGCAACCAATTATACCATTTCTACTCGTACAGATGCTGATTTACAAACTATCTACGATAATTTAATGGCTTGTGATGTGATTTTTTTCAAGGGTGGTGACCAAACACAATATTATACTTTGTACAAAGGCACAAAAGTAGAACAAGCCATTGAAAATAAATTTGATGCTGGTGGTGTTATTGGAGGCACTTCTGCTGGAATGGCAATACTTTCCAAAGTTTTTTTTAGTGCAGAAAACGGAGCTTTCTACCCAGCCGATGGCTTAGAAAGTATCAATTCTCCTTATTTTTCGCTTAAAAACGATTTTGTGGATATTTTTCCTGACTTTATTTTTGATACTCATTTTATTGAAAGAGGTAGAAATACAAGGCTCATGGCTTTGATGGCAAAATGGTTTCAACAGACAGGTAATCTCATCAAAGGAATAGGCGTAGATGACCAAACAGCCCTTTGCATCAATGCCACCAAACAAGCCACTTGTTATGGTACTGGAGCAACACATATCTATGATGCAACCAATGGATTTGGCTTTTTTAATAATAAAATAAGTTCTGATGATATAACTGCTAAAATCTTAATTCACAATCATCAAATAGATTTAACAAATTTGAATGTTTTACAAGGTGGTTCGGAAAGCTTTAATCCCCTTATCAATCAAGAAGATGGCAATTATACAGTATTTTTGAGTGGAGGAGAAGGAATTACAGACAACAATACACTTATCAAAGACTTTGTTCTTGCCTCTAATCCCACAAATGAAATAATTATTGTTACAGGCACAGATACCACTATTGCAGCCCAATATAAACAACAAATGAAAGTAGAAGGGGCAAATAAAATTACGATTCTACAAGCCATTACAGCAAATAACCAAGATGATAAATATACGCTTCGCAATGCTATCAAGCAATCCAAAAAAGTGTTTTTTGTAAATATTGTGAGTTATAGCTTGTTTTCTCAGTTTTTGACAGGACAAACAGGACAGCTACTCAACAAACATATCCGAAGAAACCAAATCGTAAATGCATTTGTAGGTGATAACAGTAAATTGGCAGGAAAAATATATGTAAACAACAATCGAAGCAGTCAATACAACGCTTATGATGGTAATTTGGCATTTTCTAATGGTCTAAATTTACTCAAAACAACCACCATTCTTCCCAATGCTTTCAATCCTGATGATAATAATTTTTATGAAAACAATAGTTGTGCTGTAAGCTATGCAGTAGCTCAGAGCAAACTCAAATTTGGTATGTATATCAATAGAAAAAGCTGGGTTAAATTCACTCAAAATGCTAATAAAAACATTTGGAGTGCCGGAGGACAGTATGTCTCCACTGTATTGCACAATACAGGTACACAAGGGGCTTTTACAACACAAATCGCCAGTAGTTCCAACAAACCAAGAAATATTGCAGGTTTTTCGCAAATGAAATATACTATGCTTAATAACAATATTTTACAAGCTGGTGTGCCTACTGTTACCAATGACGAAGCGTATCAGTTGGAATCTCCACCTGCCCCCACAAGCATTGACAATATTGTTACTCATAAAGCTCAAGTTTTTCCAAATCCAGCCCACGATTTTTTTGAGATTTTATGGGAGAATGAAAGTTTTCAAATCATGATTTATGATGCAATGGGGCTTTTAGTACAAAATGCAGAAACAATACATTACATTAAACTAAGTACCAAAAACTTGAAAAAAGGTGTTTATACAATCCATCTAGTAAATAAAAACACTCAGAATATCATAAGACAAAAAATTGTAATTTTATAAATAATCAAGATTACCTTTTCTTGAAAAAGTGAATATTCTATATTAAGTTTAAATTATAAACTTCTAGAAAAATTATTAATCAAAGAAAAATAGTCAAGGTAATTAATTATATTTGTGTTATATCCTATTTTACATTATAAGCAATTTTTTAGGTTTTAATAAAAAATCTCAACTTTACTCAAGTTTCAATTATTCATCTGTCAATCTTTTGCAGGACAGTCAGTTTCTAATAAAAGATGAAATATTTATTAACTCTTTTAGTATTTAGTTTTTTTGTGTTTGCTCAAGCCCAAAATCTTAGAGTACTGGACAGTTTGAAGCAGACCTATCAAACAGCCACTCAAGATTCTACTAAAATTTCAACTTTAATCGTAATAGCAAATGAATATGCTAAGAATAATCCAGATACAAGCATTATCCTTATCAAACGTGCTTTAGAGTGGAGCAAAAAAATAGATTTTTCAAATGGGATTAATCAAAGTACTCATGCACTTTGGCTGAGGTATTTCTATACAAGTAAGTATATTTTAGCCTTAGAACATCTACAAACATCTCTACAGATGTTTGAAAGAAAGCAAGATAAAAAAAACATAGGGGTAATACTTACTAATATAGGTTTGATTTACAACAAACAAGGCGATTATCGAAATGCTTTGGATTATTTTCAAAAAAGTATCCAAATACAAGAACAAATACAAGATAAAGGTGGTCTTGCACAAAATTTCAATAACATGGGGGTGTTGTATGATAATCAGAAAAACTCTCCTTTAGCTCTGAAATATTATCAAAAAGCCCTAAAAATTTTTGAAGAAATAAGTAATAAGAAAGGTGTAGCAAACACCTCAGGTAACATAGGACTTATACATGAGAGTCAAGGTAATTATTCGTTAGCTTTAGAACATTACAATAAAAGTTTGCAAATGCAAGAAGAGATGCAAGATAAAGTAAATATTGCTATAAGTTTGGATAATATAGGAATAGTGTATCAGAAGCAAAATAAGGATGCTTTAGCCTTGCAATACTATGAAAAAGCTAGCAAAATACAAGAAGAAACAGGAGATAAATGGGGACTTACCTATTCTTGGAATGGAATAGCACAAGTGTATCAAAAACAAAAAAAATATGATAAAAGTATAGAATATGGACAAAAAGGCTTAGAAATAGCGAAAGAAATAAAAGCTTTGGCTGAGGTGAAACTTCTAAGTGAAACATTGTATCATACTTACAAATTATATGGAAATAACACGAAAGCCCTTGAATATCATGAAATTTTTAAGCAAATAAATGACAGCCTTTTTACTATTGAAAAAGTAAAAGCTATAGCTGATTTGGAGAATAGAACGGAAATAGCGAAAAAAGACAGAGAAATGATACTACTTACCAAGGAAAATGAGAAAAAATTAGCTGAAAAATCATTTTATAATTATACTATATCAGGTGTATTGTTCACGATGTTTGTAATTGTTTTCTTTATTTGGCGAAATAATAAAGTTCAAAAAATACTAAACCAACAATTATCTTATCAAAAACAGCAAACAGAAATCAAAAATGAGGCTCTGCAAGCAAGTGAAGAAGAACTACGACAAAATGAAGAAGAGCTACGTACATTGAACAACCATTTAGAAGTATTGGTAGAGGAGAGGACGAGAAAACTTCTTCAAACGAATCAAAAATTAAATGAATACGCATTTTTCAATGCTCATAAACTTCGTGCACCCATTGCTACTATTTTGGGTTTATATGAAATACTAGGGCTAGATAATACTACAGAAGATAGAGAGTTCATTTTTTCAAAAATTAAAGAAACTATCATACATTTAGATCAAGTAGTAAGACAAAGCCAAAATCTGTTAAATGAATTGGAAGATTAGCACTTCTTCATTAGTTTAAAATATATTCGTAAAGAATCATTACACATTCATAAAACATTATGATATTTTCATAAAAAACTAAAAATATTTCTATCAAAAATATGGGATTTGGGCTAAAATTTGTGGATATTGTTACAAATCCCATCAAAAATATGAAACCCTATAACTTCTTGTCCTGTGTGCTTGTGGCTTGCGGGCTTAGTGCTTGCAATAGCAATCAGGTAAAAATTACAAACAAAAATTTTGACGCTGAAATTAATCAGCAACAGAACTTAATCTTTACCATGAGTAAGGAATTAGCCCACGATAGTTTGCTCAATAAGTGGGATACAACTGAATACATCAAATTTACGCCTGCTGTACGAGGGAAATTTAAGTGGGTTGCTAAAAATGAAATACTTTTCTCACCAGAAGTCTCTTTTAAAGCAAGTACATCCTACAAAGCCGAACTGCAAGAGGGCATAGTCAAGAAGACCAATACCAAACTAAGTGTAGCCAAGGACAAAATAGATTTTCATACACCTTTACTCACACTTTCATCATCATCTCCATTTTGGACACTTAGCAATGCAGGAAAAGCTGAAATACACTTAAATCTTAATTTCAATTATAAAATCACACCCCAAGACCTTAAAAAGCTGATTGCTGTGAGTGTTGATGGGAAAAATATTCCTTTGCGTTTGGTTTCCAACAGCCCTGATAGAAATATTGAAATTGCTCTTGAAAATGCAGACTTGAGCAATCAAAAAGCTACTATTACCATTGAAAAAGGGCTTACTTGTGGTGAAAGCGATTTCAAAACGCCTGAAAGTATCAAAAATACATTTACTCTTCCAGATAGAAAGAATTTAGAAGTTCTAGAAACAAGAGCTGAGTATGATGGTTTAGACCCTTATATTTTGGTAACTACCAACCAAGCCATCAGTCTTGACGAAATTGAAAAACAAGTGAGTATTGACCCCAAACCTGATGAAAAAGTTAATTTTGAGGTAAATAACAGAGGTTTTGTAATAAAAGGAAGTTTTGCAAGTGGGCAAACCTATAATCTTAAAATACCAAAGGCTCTACAAGGTTTGGCAGGAGGTGTACTGAATAGCGAATACACACAAGAAATAGCTTTTGGTAAACTACAGCCTCAAATTGCTTTTACAGAGAAAAAAGCTATGTATTTGACTTCTAAAGGACATAAAAATATTGGTGTCAAAATTACAAACATCCCTAAAATTAAAGTTCAAATCTATAAAATCTATGAAAACAATATTCAAGGTTTTTTAAAGAATTTTAGCTATAATCTTGAAAGCGAAAGTGTTTATAGTTATGATAATGGTGGTTATGAAGATTATGGAACACCCATTTCATCACAAGAATACGAAACTGAAAGACTGCCAGTGACCAAAAATGGCATTCATCTGCTCAACATCAGTACTCAAAAATTACAGGATTTTAAAGGGGCGTATGCCATTACAGTAGGTTCTACAGAAGATTTGTATCAAAAAGCTTTCAAACTGGTGGCTATTTCGGATGTAGGCTTGATAGCTAAAGAGAATACAGAAGAAATAACTGTTTTTGCAAATTCTATTCTGGATACACGTCCGCTCAAAGATGTTAATATCAATATTTTGAGTAGCAACAATCAAATTTTGGCAACTGAAAAAACCAATGACGAAGGTGTTGTGAAAATTGCAGATTTAAAGAAAAAGTACCCTGATTTTAAAATAAAAATGATTACTGCCTCCACAGCAGACGATTTTACATTTTTGGATTTTGAAAGAAATAAAGTAGAAAACTCTCGTTTTGAATTGGGTGGTTTGCGTCGCAATGAAGCTACTTATCAGGCTTTTGTGCATTTGGAAAGAGATTTATACAGACCCAATGAACAAGTACATTTTTCGGTGGTAGTACGCAACGAGCAGTGGAAAACAGAGCCTAAAATGCCTCTGAAAGCGAAATTCATTTTGCCCAATGGAAAAGAATTTATGACCTTAAAAGGCACATTAAGCGAGCAAGGCTCTTGGGAAAGTAATTTACAACTGCCAGAATCGGCACTGACAGGTAGTTATACGATGGAAATTTATACACTAAATGATATTTTGCTCAATACCAGCTATATCAGTGTAGAAGAGTTTATGCCTGACAGAATCAAAATCAAACAAAATACAGAAAAAACAAGCTATACAGCAGGCGAAAAAATAGTTTTAAATGGTGAAGCTCTTAATTTGTATGGAACACCTGCCACAAACAGAAATTATCAAATTAGGCTTTCTGTAAACCGAAAATACTTTGCACCCAAAGGTTTTGAGAAATTTAACTTCCAAATGGTTGGAAAAATAGAATCAGGTTCTATTGCTGAATCAAGGGAAGGTGTTACAGATAAAGATGGAAAATTTTCTCAAGAATTTGAGGTAACAGACAATTATCGTAATCAAGGGATTTTTGAAGGAACTTTATACACCACTGTTTTTGACGAAACAGGCAGACCTGTCTATAAAAATAACAGAGTGGAAATTCCTACTCAATCTGTGATGCTTGGTGTAGAAAGAATATCTGAATATGTGGACACAGACCAAAATATCAGTGTTGGTTTGGTAGCTTTAGACAAAGATGGTAAAAATGCAGATACAAGGGCTGTTTTGCAACTCGTACAACACGAATGGCAAAATGTGGCAGAAAGAGATTATGAAGGAAGTATCCGATATGTTTCCAACAAGAAGGAAAAAATTGTTTCAGAACAAACACTTAGAATTTCAGGAAAAACAGCTTATAGTTTCAGAGTAGCTCGTTCAGGAGAGTACGAATTGCGTATCAGAAATGCAGATGCTGAAAATTATGTAAGCCAGTCGTTTTTTGCGTATGGCTATGGCATGACAGATTACTCTTCTTTTGAAGTGAATAAAGATGGACAAGTGGATATTAGCTCTGATAAGGATAAATATGAAGTAGGTGAGAATGCTAAATTACTTTTCAAAACTCCTTTTGAGGGCAAAATTCTGGTAAGCGTGGAAAGAAACAAAGTTTTAGAACATTTCTATTTGAATACAGATAAAAAATCAGCTTCTCTGAGCCTGAAAATCAAAGAAGAGCATTTGCCTAATATGTATATTTCAGCAACGCTGATTAAACCACTTACCAATTCGGCAATTCCTCTTACAGTGGCTCATGGGTATTTGCCACTTACTGTAGAAGCTAAAAAACATAAAATGGATGTAAAAATTGAGGCAGTAGCCAGTTCTTACTCCAATACCAAACAAACTATCAAAATAAAAACCAGCGAAAGCAATGCCGAAGTAGTGGTAGCTGTAGTAGATGAAGGTATTTTGCAAATTAAAGATTTTAAAAATCCGAATCCTTACGATTTCTTTTTCCAAAAAAGAGCTTTGGAGGTAAATGCTTACGATTTGTACCCTCGTTTGTTTCCTGAACTTTCTGCTGGTAAAAGTAGCGTGGGTGGGGATGGTGCAAATTTTTCAGCATTAGAGAAAAAAGATGCTACCAACCCTATGGGTAATAAGCGTGTAAAATTGGTGAGTTTTTGGAGTGGTGTTCTCAAAACGAACTCTTCTGGAGAAGCTAATTATACCATTGACATTCCACAGTTTTCGGGAAGTTTGCGTGTAATGGCAGTAGCTCACAAAGGAAGCTCTTTTGGTGGCAATGCAACCAACATGAAAGTAGCTGATCCAGTGGTGATTAGTTCTGCAATACCTCGTTTTTTAAGCCCTCAAGATGAAGTCTTGATTCCTGTTACACTTTCCAATACCACAGCTACAGCCATGCAAGGTAATGCTCAAATCACTGTTGGAAAAGGCTTGAATGTACTGACTACCAATCAAGAGAGTGTAAATTTAGGTGCAAACAGCGAAAAGCAGGTATTCTTTAAAATCAGAACAGGCGATTTTGTAGGTAATACGCAAATTATGGTAAGCTTCAGTGCTCAAAACAAGAAATTTGAAGAAAAAACAGATATAGGCATACGTCCAGCTACACCTATACAAAAGAAAACAGGCTTTGGAAGCTTGCAAGCAGGTAGTAATCAGAATATTTCGTTACAAAGCCCGTTTTTGTTAGGTACAGACAAAGCCAGTTTAATAGTTTCTAATTCAACAATGGCTCAGTTTTCTGATAATTTGGATTATCTGTTGCAATATCCTTATGGTTGTGTAGAGCAGACGATTTCAACGGCTTTCCCGCAACTTTATGCCAGTGAACTTTCTAAACAGCTAAAATCTAAAAATGCAGATTATAAAGGTGTTATATCTGATAATCAAGGGCGTTATAACGTACAACAAGCTATCAGTAAACTCCAAACAATGCAAACTCATAATGGATCTCTGAGTTATTGGCAAGGCTCTGACTACGAAAGCTGGTGGGGTAGTGTGTATGGTGTACATTTCTTATATGAAGCCAAAAAAGCTGGTTATAGCGTAAATGAACAGTTTTTGGAGAGAATAGCTCAATATTTAGAGAAAAAAGTGAAAGAAAAAGCAACAGAACGTTATTACTATTATGATGAGAGTAACAAACGTTTCTCAAGAACCATTATCTCTAAAGAAGTACCTTATACACTCTATGTTCTTGGTTTGATGCGTAGAGGAGATATTGCCACCATGAATTACTGTAAAGCAAATAGTTCTATGCTAGCAATAGATGGAAAATACTTGCTTGCAGCTACTTATCTGATGATGGGAGATAAAAATAGTTATAATGCTTTGTTACCTAAGAGTTTCACAGGTGAACGCTCTGAAAATGCTTTGAGTGGTAGTTTCTACTCTTACATACGTGATGAGGCTATTTCCCTGAATGCTCTTTTGGAAACAGATAGTCGTAATGTTCAGATACCCATGATGGCAAAACATTTATCAGAACAGATGAGGGCTCAAAAAGACCTCAACACACAGGAAAATGCTTTTGCTTTGCTTGCAATGGGCAAATTGGCTCGTCAGGCAAACCAATCTGAAATGAAGGCTTCTATTAAGACACAAGGCAAAGAAATTGCTAAATATGAAAACAATGATTTGGCACTTACCAAGAATATTTTGGGCAATATCATCAATATCAGTAGTTCTGGTAAAGGAACATTGTATTATTTCTGGGAAATACAAGGAATGCCTCAAAATCCCAATATCAAAGAAGAAGATAGTTATTTGAAAGTCAGACGTACTTTCTATAATCAGGCAGGGCAGGAGCTTAAAAATGGTGAATTTACCCAAAATGATTTGGTAGTAGTAAAAGTAAGTATTCAGACAACAGATGGTAGCAGTGTTCCCAATGTGGCAATTACAGATTTATTGCCTGCGGGTTTGGAAATTGAAAATACAAGACTTGTACAAACAGCTTCACTTCCTTGGATAAAAGAAGCCTCTATACCAGACTATGTGGATATTAAAGACGACAAAATCCATATTTTCTGTGAGGCAAGTGGTACAACCAAGAATTTCTATTATATGACAAGAGCCGTTTCAATTGGTAATTTTCAAATGGGAGCCCTTTCCGCCGAAGCCATGTATGCCTCTGAATATCATTCATATTATGGAGCCAGGAAGGTAATTGTAAGCCAGAAAGTAAGAAAAGAGAATATGTAAGAAGAAAGTTTAGTATATCATGATAAGCAACACATTTTCTAAATGGTTGTTTATCATGATATTTTTTGAAAGATGTAACCAATATTTATGAGAAAAGTAATAAATGATTTTTGGATATTCTCAAGTGAATTTTTAGAATTTATTAAACACCCGACAGATAGTAGAATCATTAATTATAATATTAAGAAAAATGTAAAATACATTGGTTACATACTCATAATAGAGTTATTAATATCAATAATAATAATCTTCCCAATTATTTCAATATTAGAATGGATAGAGCCTATTATAGAAACTAAACGAATAAATTATAAAGAAAGTACCTTGATATATGCTATTGTAGGAGGTGTAATAGTCGCACCTATTATAGAAGAAATTACATTTAGACTGATTTTAAGGTATAAATTAGTAATAAAAAAAATTATTATAAGAAATACTTGGGATA
It includes:
- a CDS encoding para-aminobenzoate synthase (aminodeoxychorismate synthase subunit PabA; with PabB catalyzes the formation of 4-amino-4-deoxychorismate from chorismate and glutamine in para-aminobenzoate synthesis; PabA provides the glutamine amidotransferase activity); this encodes MILVIDNFDSFTYNLLDYLGRLQVSCEVFRNNVTLDEIAQKQYKGVLLSPGPSTPKQAGNLMQILDYYHDKLPILGVCLGHQAIGEYFGANLEKAQRPMHGKISEIEILEESIFSYLPQQFKVVRYHSLILKNLPQDLKITAQTKDNYTEIMAIEHTKLPIFGVQFHPEAILSEYGLEILENWIKKVNIF